A section of the Spirosoma pollinicola genome encodes:
- a CDS encoding glycosyltransferase — MKKIRVLHVSTAHPAQDPRIVFKQCQTLAEPYDVFCALPHANAAIAPDIHFIWLPYFRRVIWRVLITCPLVLIRCLWLRPRLVHVYVPEFIPFAYVFRFFGASVIYEVQENLHKKIHLKTVNKGYILEKSFRWFDQAARRHFYFVFTEHGYLSTYTQLAKAHVVIYNYPLLAFLAPFQTSYSPNKEEPAFFYIGLLSFERAVDTLVASLANLKITYPQFIVHLFGKRTFTNDNLEKLVHFAQVRDNLRFYDYTDQRIALSYAAGATAGLALLKPVGDYPESYTTKLFEYMALGLPVITSDFPLYRDIIDEHECGFCVSPYDPVQVANALSYLIEHPNEAQAMGQRGQKAVEHSYNWTSEAHKLLNFYELILHSN; from the coding sequence ATGAAAAAAATCCGCGTTTTGCATGTTAGCACGGCCCACCCAGCCCAGGACCCGCGTATAGTGTTCAAACAATGCCAAACGCTTGCCGAACCGTACGATGTTTTCTGTGCTCTGCCCCATGCCAACGCAGCTATTGCGCCTGACATTCACTTCATCTGGCTACCTTATTTTCGTCGGGTTATCTGGCGTGTGCTTATTACCTGCCCCCTTGTTCTGATTCGGTGCCTATGGTTGCGTCCCCGGCTCGTTCATGTTTATGTACCGGAATTTATTCCGTTTGCTTATGTATTCCGGTTTTTCGGAGCCAGCGTGATTTATGAGGTACAGGAAAATCTGCACAAGAAAATTCACTTAAAAACAGTCAACAAAGGCTATATACTAGAAAAGTCATTTCGATGGTTTGATCAGGCTGCCCGGCGGCATTTCTATTTTGTCTTCACTGAGCACGGCTATTTAAGCACGTATACGCAACTTGCCAAGGCCCATGTGGTGATTTATAATTATCCTTTACTCGCCTTTCTGGCCCCCTTTCAAACCTCCTATTCCCCTAATAAGGAGGAGCCAGCTTTCTTTTATATTGGTTTGCTCAGCTTCGAACGAGCCGTCGATACGCTGGTTGCCAGTTTGGCTAACTTAAAAATAACCTATCCCCAATTTATTGTGCATCTGTTTGGTAAGCGTACCTTTACGAATGATAATTTGGAAAAGCTCGTTCATTTTGCCCAAGTACGTGACAATCTCCGCTTCTACGACTATACAGACCAACGAATTGCCCTGTCATATGCTGCCGGGGCAACGGCTGGGTTGGCCCTACTAAAACCCGTCGGTGATTATCCTGAATCCTACACAACAAAATTGTTTGAATATATGGCCCTTGGCCTTCCCGTCATCACGTCCGATTTTCCTCTTTATCGTGACATCATTGATGAACATGAGTGCGGCTTTTGCGTATCACCTTATGACCCGGTACAGGTGGCAAACGCGTTATCGTATTTAATCGAACACCCTAATGAAGCGCAGGCAATGGGCCAACGTGGCCAGAAAGCCGTTGAGCATTCTTATAACTGGACCAGTGAAGCGCACAAACTGTTGAATTTTTACGAACTCATCCTGCATAGCAACTAA